GGCGGATGATAGCTTGCCGGGTGCTACCAATTTGTACCGAAAGATGTTCCCAAATCGCTGAGTACCTACTGCCGGCATAATCTTAAACGCTACTCAAAGACGAGGCTTCGGACAGTTCCGTATTCCAACATATGTCCAAGGGAACGTCTCGTGTATGTTAAGGAGTATGCAAACAGACATGAGTTGAAATTAGAAATCACCAGTACTTTCGTAACTGTTAAAAGTGACCCAATCGTGCTAAATCGTGGGAAAGACAATATGCGTAAACGTGCTGAACTGTGTGTCACACGAGAAGGAGCTCACTTTGAACATTTGTTAAGGTTAGTGTAGTTTCTTCTCTCGATGTTTGACAATCAAGAGCTTAGAGTAATGCTTTCGTATTGGAACATGCACTTCACTTCATAtgaaaggaaaattaaaaacaatttcaaatgtttaattttttattcaaatcttcCTTTAGAATAAAAAGGAAGGAGGATAAGAGGATTTCATCACTAAGATACTTACCTTCTTTTTACTCAAGCATAGTAAACTccattgaacaaaatattatttccattaTATAGGTAAAATACGAAAGGATGGTCTGCCTCGAACTGGAGTGCGTCGGGAATCCCCGAAAGCACTCTGATGCCAAAATCTgcaaacaaacataattaataagtaacaatatactataagtataaattaaaataatatacgattGATGATTAAGCCTTTCTACAATAAGCAACCGTggcattaaaataatgttttgataaaaaaaaattaaattattgttattattagtgaatttttaattctactcgtttagtaacaaaaaaatatatgtggtCATGTTGAGTGGTCAGTGTTACACTTTACACTATGAGATATCTTACGGAGATAGTTGGTTTCCTTGAGAGACCACGGGACGGAAATCGTTcagcaaatttaaaaaaggattttttgaaacattttcaccttttttgaatttcaatgaaatctaAGTAAgagagatattattatttaacaatctgCCCACTAAACAACTTTTATACATAGGTAATTTTAAAGAACTAGTCTAGTCAGCAATAAGACATTATGACACCCCATAATATGTGggtttatattcttatatacagATGTACTTTATTGTACCTTAACAACTTGTTTGAAAtagtactattttaaattaggaCTTCTCTTGTAGTCTATTAATATCtttgttgtttaaaaaatttggTCCGCGGACGGTTAAATGGCTACCTGATGAGGAGTGGTCACCATTGTACATAGaaattggcactgtaagaaataataaacatttcttgcattgtcaatgcgccactaactttgataactaagatgttatccccCTTATCActgtacactgactcactcactcttcaaacccgaacacaacgACTCcgggtattgctgtttgccggtagaatatgaCACGCGATAAGTATCTATAGTTATGGCTAAGCAAACATTGGCGGGGAATTGCATTTCTCATTGCAGCTGGTGTGAGAGGGTTTCGTGGAATTGATACCGATTCTTCTGTAATACAAACGATTAATCAAGTTATAACTGATTTATCCAATTAACTATGACAAATCTGCCCTGTGGTGGGTACCATGAGAAGACGCTCTCATTTACTATTTCTGATACCatacaaacgaataaataatcaCATCTAACAATCTACTATATAAACATCCTATTAAGTTGCgttattaaattaactgtaTTATAATAGTTTCGAGATAATTATTCCATGTAATTGCAGAATATTATGCTACAGCTGTaattgttagaaatatgaaacatgACATAACTACAAATACATTCATTTCATACTTTAAATATCTAACTgacacacaaaaaatatataaaaaatgagatatttaactaattttgactaaaataaatttttaaattgtgtagCTTATCAGAGGTTGGTTGATAAACATCACGTGGGAGATATATTCAGATTTTATCTCAATGTCTTTCTTCACCACTGAGAACCCAATGGTCCCCTACTGACTAATGTACTGACTGACCACGGGATATCTGAATTCCCAGACGTTTTGATATCGTATAATTCTGAAAAGGACATACGAAAGAAAAGattacatttgatatttaaaatcggtatttaatttcatagataaaattatataaatatgcaattTTATCAAGATATAGTTAGATTTCATTCTTGTCGTTTTAGCCCGTTAAATAGAATCATCAGATTGCTTTTGATGGCGAAGTAAAATGGTCTGTTGGCGTTGAAAACTTTCGGATATTCCTCACTTAAACTCTCGATGTAGGCTCGGAACACTGCAATATGACCGGGAAATGAAAGAGTTGTCATTAACAAGAATCGCTATTAATATCCGCCTCAACTTTGTCATATTAAACTGACACTAactatttgtgtatttatttaagtaagaaacataattaacatgcaatcacatgaaaataaaatgagaacAGAGAAATATAAAAGCCAAAATAACACATCTGTGGCGACTTggaagatttaataaaaatgtattaaaattactttgattaatcttatttaaaggTCAGGTAAATATGGCGGATATCAGATGTTATACGTTTTTTATATAAGCAAAGATTTCAAATGATTTgtgattctttatttttatgttgcgatttgttttaatattcgcTTGATTTATTTTCGATGTTTTGATTTATCTGCGGTTTGATTTTGCCGTTAAATGAAGTTGCGATTTTGTAGTAAtgatttgacattttaaaaattagttgtGAATGCGGAAACACAGGCTATAACTTCCAGTAAGGCTGGACAAAGCCTTTGTCGTTCGGTCTCGCTTGAAAGTTCGGGCAGTATGTTTCGGTGGTAGCAAGACATACTTCAAAGGACTTGTCTGTTTCCAATATTGCAATGATTTCGTATTgaagcaatatttaatttataaagaattaaattgttttcaaagttaAAGCGTGTTTGGAATTTTTCTACCACCGATGCTCGGGAAACCCATACGCTCccacaaatataaaaagagaTGTCGCCGCCGACCGACCCTGACGCgaaatttatttaaccatttcttTAAATCGTGGTCATATTATAAtgctctattttttatatattatgccaaaatatgtaaattaaataaaatatttttattatttaaaccatTATAAGGACTATTAATCACCCAGATACAAGgttaatattaacaacaatataCTCAAAGATAATTTTGATAGGATCAGCGACAATTATTGTAGAAATACGTCATACAAGTTATTACTAGCCGGCTGCGTAGTATtgtatgacgacctccgtggtcgagtagtgtgtacaccggttttcatgggtacgccactccgaggtcccgggttcgattcccggccgagtctatgtatagaaagttcattagttttctatgttgtcttgggtctgggtgtttgtggtaccgtcgttactctgattttccataatacagtggtttagctacttacattgggatcagagtaatgtatgtgatgtccaattGTGCTTTGATAACACTGCGGATTATTTGCGTtaagaaatgtataaataattttaataaaatatttatttttaattaataccgAATATTATgaaatctctacatagtataaatcaaaGTCACTTCCTGCCATCTCTACGCTCAGACgctttaaactacgcaacggattttaatgcggttttcatcaataaacagagcgattcaagtAGAAGCCTTATTGCATAGATTAGGCGTATAGAGAAAAaccgataattttaacttttaaatggtaaaaacaataatttttctttttaagtacgatcttcaatataaaagttgatTTTATTGTATCGGTGTGAATCCATGTGTCAGTTTCTATACATAGAACATGGAAATTGAATTATGaacaaaagagtaactactgcggGTATTCTCGATGGCAGCTTCATATTAAATTCAACCCTGTACCGTGATATGGAATTAAGAGCCTCCCCgagtgaagtatattttgattcagtTTTTGATTAAGGTGAAGTTTATTTTGGCTTAATTCCAATAGAGCGctttaatttatcaaacatgTTAACGATGGATATCGTGACGATTCTAGGTCCAgaggaataattatattatcaaattaaatgttctaAATACCTATCattgttttaaagaataattaaactcATATACAAAATAGGAATTCAGCTACTAAGTACTATGGTAGCGGGAAGATTACGTGATTGTTTATAAAGCTGtgtatttgcatttaaattattatttagacacTACAGCAACGGTTCACATCAAATGCACATTCGTATTATGGATCAATGTAAAAGTCAGTGAGTTTTATCGATTTATACCATTCAAATTACTCGAAAACACTTTCAAATATTTCGACTTAAACTTTTGTTAGTTTGAAGAAAAATCCTCGTGAATAAAAACTACATAaacaattcattattatttatcacatgatctaccgccaaacagcttaGTATTATTGCGTTTTGGTTtgaggatgagtgagtcagtgtaaatacatttatatgtgaTACAACATCTTGGTTTCTAAGGTTGGTAAGGTTTTATTTCCTATATTCGAATGTTTTTGGGGGCTGCTAACCATTAatcatcaggtggaccatttgcaCGCCCaactacaattttttaaacTGGTTTTGAATAGTATGCTTGaagctgataaaaaaaaaaacattaaggtTACTAAAACAATCGAACATCACCAGAAGTAAATTTTACTAGTTTTAACTGTGAAATTGCGTCACAAACATgcttacataattatacattatcatttaaatagaaCCGCGTACATTTAGCGACCTATTTAAGCGATAAAGCGGTTGCGACAAGGTGAAAAGTTAACTTTATCCCTGTTTAGTTTCCCACTCACCCAGGGTCAAAGTTACAGGCAAGCACGATTCCGTCAtgcgttatttaaaaaagaagttaAAAGCGAAACGTGTTAAAATATATCACTCTGGTTTACTGTCTGTACCTTTGCATTACTAAGGATGATAAATTCCATTGAACAAGATATTTTTCCCGCTGTATAAGTAGAATGCGAATGGATGTTCCGCTTCAAAACGTAGAGTAGTAAACGCTGCCAAATACGTAACGCCGAATACTGTAacgttataataacatattatgaacTGTATCGTTGATTACACTTTTAACACAAGAAAGTCGACGATTAAGCTTTTTTGTATATACTAATGTTAACTAACTTtccatttaaattgttataatacaaAGTACGGACAATTGAAGTATCCCCCttattttacttagtggtaggacTTTGGTTTAGCGCGGTTAACACCATCCACTTATCACCACCTATTCTATCAATAAATCGTGGTATTTAGTgtggttgtgttccggtgtgagCCAGTGatactacaggcacgaggaacgaaacatcttttatttatttctccatAAACTACTGTACTATTCGTTaccgaatttatatatttctttgttttactAAATCACAAAATTTAgtctacaaatattttagtgtctCAGTTGATTATTTCcgattagattaaaatatttaatttcgaataatatggtttttattttgactcgaaattgaacttataataaCAGTCGGAAAACCAGCCATTCGATTGCTAGATCTCGTGCAAGAAAGGTATACtggcaaataattattaagtgaaattaaaattaataagtatctttaattaaaaacatagcgTCGTCCTCAAAGTAAAGTGTAATAGTGAAAAATAACGTGTGCAGTTTGTTtgactaagatttttttttttgctaaacaggcacagattatttggccaatgtcacgtgcgatagAGAAGACACGATAGAGATTGATCGGTGCGGTCGAGATTACAGTTGACTGATAATAAGAAACGGCCGTAACACATTTATCTGCCATGTCAATGTCAATGACAATAGTCTAAACAGAGACCAAACACCAGGTTTCCACACTAACAACCGATCGatgttatattactattaacGGACATACAATATGACTTCTTGCTGATGCTTCTGAATCGTATCTTGCAGATGGTTCTATACTcaagcaaaacgaatcgttCATTGAATAATCTAATCGgttacgtatattattattacgtttaatatCGAAACACGTCACTGAAATCATTCCAGTTATTTGAGACTAAAAATTTCtactaagattataaaaaatttgcTCAATTGCTACATAGtttagttgaatatatttatctatcgtgttttatgaatatttatagaaatattttgataaactgAAACGGAATTtgataataaaagatttatttcagtttttaacATCGTGTAATATGTTCTAAAGATggcgtaaaataaaacaatgtttaatttaatttaatatgtatattcacaagGACAGTAATCGATTATGACGTGTTTATTCTTCTCGTTTTATTCCGTTAAATAGAGTAATTGAATTAGTTTTAATTGCAAAGTAAAACGGTCTGTCAGCTTTGAATACTGGAGGTTTGATCGGGTCAATCACTACGCTAGCACCAGCAATTCcaattactgaaataaataaataaaaattacctaattcgtaaaaatgtatgtatacgtTCACAACAAAGAGCTCCTATTACAATCGGTGATTTCTGTAACTTTTAAAGGGAAACAAATATGGTGATGGTATGTGGGTTACGAATctgtaagaaattgtttttataggaaatataaacttattatattgtttacgaGGTGCCAGCCAATTGATTTAGGTGCTGTATAacttacactggctgactcacattttaaataagaatacagAATTTGTTGATAACTTTTACggcgtttttaattaaataggtgTAAACCTAATTTCttggtaaataaatacttttgtttatgtaaccatgtaatactttataatcttttttgaattatttaaaatactttttttctatttcagacgtttttattaaaatatttgcacaGGAAAGGGTTTTTGACACAATTTACAATCTTTGGTCTAAGACTTAATTgagcaataaatactttttgaatatattttaatattgtatatatttcgttaattaGTTTTTCAACTAAAATGtccaaaaactttatatatatatatataattatacatatacataacataaaatacataaacagcctgtaaatttcccactgctgggctaaggcctcctctccctttgaggagaaggtatggagcatattccaccacgctgctccaatgcgggttggtggaatacacatgtggcagaatttcgttgaaattaggcacatgcaggtttcctcacgatgttttccttcaccgctgagcacgagatgaattctaaacacaaattaagcacatgaaaattcagtggtgcctgcctgggtttgatccgaaatcatcggttaagatgcacgcgttctaaccactgggccatctcggctcaataccctataatatacttataaaattaggaACAcaacacttataatatttacctttgttaatgaaatatttttttatataaaaacattacatttatattttaaacatacctataataaaaccttatacaataatatataatatatgttaaatataatattttaattaaaaaaatatatcaaattaagcATCGATAAGAAGGAATTTATTTAAGCTTGGTACAGTACTCCATTGAATATGGTGGAAGAGTTCGCTTTGATTGCAAAGTAGAATGGTCTGTTGGCGTTAAAAACTAAAGCATATTCCTCACTGATACTGTCAACGACGGCGAAAAACGCTGAAATGAACACAAGAAATCAAATAGAATATTACGTATAAACTTAAAGCAACGGTTTGTAAATGGCCCACGGCTGGGCTAAAGCGTCTCTCTTatacatattccaccacgctgcgaTGCATGCGCATGGCTTGGTAGATAAACACGTGGTAATCACAACTACGCAGATtcgctcacgatgttttctatCAAACGAGGTCCAAACGAGATCCATAAGTTCAAATGACTATAAAAATAACTGGGGCTTTAACGATCTTTGACTAAAATTCACGTAACGACTGGACCATCTGGGCTCTCAAATatattaccataaaaataaaaaaaatatgtcaatataaatgtttttattaaataagcattTACACATACATAACAGTGGCGAAATGATCGACAAAAATATTTGCACAAATATGTAaacaacaaacatacataatcatttaaataaattatggaaaTTTGATCAAATCGCATAAAAAccggtaaataatattttgaagctTGTTATTTAGAAGAATTCGATACATTACGATTTAATTGCAGttctttattacatttaagtaaaaaattaacgaggtaaatactaaaataatagcGACTTATACACTGCGTAGTACTCCGTTGAACAAAGTTAAAGATTTGGATTTCACTGCAAAGTAAAATGCCCTATCAGCCATGAAAAGTTGATAGAATTTAGGTTGCATTACCGAAGTAGCGTAGCTTACGCCGAAAACTGAAAAGAGTATCAAAAAGCACAATATTAGACAATTTAGAAAAAGAGAAAGTCGGAGACACGTTTCAAATATTTCGCACGAAtggaaattagttttaaaataaaataataactagatatgtattaattttattatgggGCCTGGAGTGGTCCACACCGCCCATTGATATTagctctgtaagaaatgttaagcATTTCTTAGATTACCAATGTGCCATCAAGCTTCAGAACATATGATACATGTATAgacatgtcccttgtgcctgtagttacactggctcacccacaggacaagctggaacacaacagcACTAAGTATGGCTGTtgggcgttagaatatctgatgagtgcttAATACCGTCGTAGTTATTGGGGTTTTTTGGACAAAAATATTTGACgctaatgataattttaatactaataatgttaaatcatcataattagttattttctGATAACTTTAATGAGTTAGTTATGTTTAATAATGTTAACAGTACAATAATGAAAATACTGTTACCACAAATAGTTCTCTATTTGTGGTAATCATTTACCTATGTTTATCTAAAATAGAAAATGACGTAATATTGATCCATTAAACTAAACTATTTTTAGCATAGTTTCGCAAAATTTTATTGcacttatgaaaattaaattgttgtcaTTGGTTTTACATATCAAGCAATGAGATATGCTTTTTCCCTTTAACAGTGGAAATAGACTTTAAAATTACAGGatatgaaatatcaaaaaaaaaaattaagaagtagaaaatttaatttaatttataaaagtaaactttatttattttaataatcagaaTTGATTATTATGATGTAGATTAAATAAACACAGCATGTCGTTTACTACAAAGTGTTTAATTAGTACTGCAGGTGCGTTCTAATGAGAATTGAATTCTACAACTTGAAATTGTAATTCCTAATATCTAATACGGATATATTGGTCAaggttttaattgttatttaagtgaatatttcattaaaaccgTTTCCCCTTCTGATAATGATCTTATTAACATCAAGCAAATGAAAATGcttttataagtatttgaattttaatcagAGCAGATTTTATTTTGCAGGTTATCTCGTGATACCTTTGTTGATGTTCAACAGTAGCCAAGTTGAGACAACTGACCATTTGTACAATTATGAACACCTTAcaataggccagtcaataaagcccgtgaaggtcaagtaattagtatcattatgattttttgatatgtggtttcggacgttaaaataataacaatttaaaattttcaaccgtctggggtgaacgctagggggttgagagagtgaaaagcgtttttgcttataactttgtgaaaaaaattgttagatggttgaaaattgcaCGATTGCATGCATagaaggtgtaaataattataacttaccttgtattaaaatttcaagcttttttgtttagtgcaaaattagttattatcaaaaaagtcataatgatactaattacttgaccttcacgagctttattgactggcctacaATAACATACGACATTTTTCAATACACATTCACCTTCATCTTATCATTATTTACGAGTTGTTTTTATGGTTTTGTAACAATAGATTCATTACATGTTTTAAACAAGGTAATCAACCAAACGCTTCATTtcgtttctttaaataaatcaatatttaaattgacacatagtaatttatttataatgttatatatttttttattgaatatccTTATGGCGgcggtattatttaaattccataCCAAGCCATCACGGATGTCTTCTAACAAACATACCGGCTTATTGTTAGTAAAAATTCGAGTAGACTGGCACATATCATACTCATCACatacagacattggcgctgtaagaaatattaaacgattccctacatcgccactgggtcaccaaccttggaaactaagatcttatatcccttgtgtctgtagttacactggttgcCTTTCTTATTGATAGATGAGAAAAATACCAAACTCCTATAATACCAACtcgtttgaattaattaaaactttacgaTGTTGATGGTATAATTACAGTGAACCGTGTCCTTTATAAACCATGATTAATATAAAgtagtttcttttatttttgcctttaaaaatcttttagaaATCACAATCAATGAAGGTCTTTTTAGTATCTTAATTTAGATCTCTCTATACTcttaactaaatttttattctgtttcccgctaatttaaaacattcacaTTGTTTAAAGTGCAGTTTAAGACaagtaacgaaaaaaaaaaatttagcttTTTACCTCAAATCGTCTTAATCGTCGATGATCAGTTTATATTTCACGAAAGAATTATGTACTTTCACTTACCATTTGCAGCGGCTGCTTCAGCACCTTCTTCGTTAATTTCAATAAAGGCTTTTTGTAAAGCTGAATCTATGTATAGATTACTGGTATGTTTCAAAAGGTTGTCTAATCTGGCAGTCTTTGGAGAAAACAATCTCTGAACATccatctgaaaaaaaaactaattaaaattgtacCAAGGTAATCTCTTACACAACAAAGATTTGGCGTGGAGGAATCAAGATTAGAAGTGAAGATGAGACGAGTCTCTCATCTCACCTGGGGTTGTATTAGTCGTGGAGCACAAAACCTGCATTTAGTTATGTCATAACAATCCCGATGCGTTCAGAGGGGACGACTATTGCAGAggattataacaataaaaatgtcttcTTATTCATTAATGTAGTTTTTACTGACCTTCTGAAGAATATCTTTGAGATCCGTCGTAGTTTCGATCTTAAACTTAGGGAGGTAAACTTCAACTTCTATTTCACGCATATTACTCATAGCTTTGTCGAGCACTGTTGGATCCTTTAGCTTTTCTGCCAACTCGTTAATGCCATCTATTTCACGAGGTAACACAAAAACGCAAGATGCTTCATCTCCTTCATAAGGAATTTCAAGAATCTGTAATGTATTATGTAGTCAAAAAACTGGAAAAACTTGCcatgttagtaaaaaaaatcaatgaaaacattaaacCTACTTGTGCGTTCAGCTCGATGCTCTCTGTATAACTATAAGTATCTTTGTTGTACATGGTAGGAACTTGGACCACTTTGTTTTTAGTTACATGGAAATCTCTATCCTTAGTTGCAAATGTTTGGAAGGGAATTTTCCAAGTACcctaaaaagaaaatgtaattaaagagaccaaaaaaatgtatacagtaCAGGCCAATCTTGTCGTCATAGTGTGACTCAGTGAAAAGGTATACCTTGAAGTAAATGGCGTTGACTAATAGAGCTCTCGTATCAGATGTTAAAGACGCTGGGTCTACCAAATCTTTGATGCGATGATTTGTTTGATCTTCtacctataattataattgtgattAATCGATGGTGTTAAGTAACGTATTCATTTTTTGTCaactatttcaattatataattccaAAAAATACCCAAGCATTGACTTCGGCAGCAACTTCTGTATTTTTGCTAAAGTCGACATTTTTAACCTCAGAACCAAAAGTATCTCTCGAGACAGCAGCAAACTCAGTATTCAATTCATAATTTTGAGCAACATAAATTTTACTAGCTGTTTGCAATGTCACTCCTTTCGTTGACCTCAGTTTTGAATTCGCGAATGAAAAAGCAGCTTTggtctaaaaaataaaatatgtgtgtaataaaattgataattcctattatatattaagatagtATTAGATATTCAAAAAGGCCCTGCCTTAAAATTGCGTGGCAGgatttgttttacaaatacGAAAAGACGAATTAAAATCGAAACttcatttacttaattaaaaaaatattttaaagcagtACCAGTTTACTCACCACGTTATCATTGGGCATTCCGATAGCATTAAGAAGTTCGTCGTGCGATTCACCGACTGAAGCCAGAGCCAGCTGCGCAAGAGGCGGCATCACGGAGTACGCTGATAGGACGATGCTTTTCTCTTTATTAGCTTTAACAACTTCCTGAATGATAGAAAAGTATATACAGTAATTGAATATGGAAATATCAaggcttatttaatttaatgttttgtggATATCGTTATATTAGACGTTCTTAACTTACATTGAACATGTTCGCGGTAAATTTATTGTTGCCATCCTGAAGGATTTGGTCCACATCTTGCTCTGCCATCGCTGAGACGGCGATGGATAGAACTGAAAGATATcgaattaacttaaataaacaattcaagtagaaattcgtttatattaaaaaaggggCTTGTATCGAATTTTTTTGTAGCACCTTTACGCCACACTTTTTTGGTAAACGAATAACAATTGCCCTTcctaaattctaattaaaatattttatatctgttattCTATGTGATGGACCAGTAAcctatttgaattgttttttgttactacatataaaaaatatatgtagataacgataataacatttaaacgaATGTATTATCGAATGATATGTGTTATCAGAATATTTATATCGTGTTTATGAGTGTTTCCCGATAATGCCAAACCAAGTGTTAGTCGATAGTGTTTTATTTAGGATGATTTATATTACTTCTTATGTTAAGATacttattgctttttttttactgtatgaTTGTATATATTTGCCTATGGAAACTGGTTAGACAGACACACCGACTGGTATATAGTCGTTTttatggtatgtggtcaccaccgctaatatacattggcattgtaaaaaatattatatcacgaATGTGCTTCTCCTGGCACTGGATCACGCACCATtagaactaaaatataacaatttatgtaacaaaatttaaactCGTCGCAGAACTCGTATTATATCAGAAATTGACATGGAACTTTGTATTGTGATAGAGTCAAGACAATGGCGCAGTAagtaaaattaaccattcctagttacattggctcactcacccttcaaaccggaatactaCAAAACTGAGTATTGTTGGTTGATGTAGGGTAGGT
The window above is part of the Vanessa tameamea isolate UH-Manoa-2023 chromosome 6, ilVanTame1 primary haplotype, whole genome shotgun sequence genome. Proteins encoded here:
- the LOC113393199 gene encoding alaserpin-like isoform X2, producing the protein MKLLLCICFLSIAVSAMAEQDVDQILQDGNNKFTANMFNEVVKANKEKSIVLSAYSVMPPLAQLALASVGESHDELLNAIGMPNDNVTKAAFSFANSKLRSTKGVTLQTASKIYVAQNYELNTEFAAVSRDTFGSEVKNVDFSKNTEVAAEVNAWVEDQTNHRIKDLVDPASLTSDTRALLVNAIYFKGTWKIPFQTFATKDRDFHVTKNKVVQVPTMYNKDTYSYTESIELNAQILEIPYEGDEASCVFVLPREIDGINELAEKLKDPTVLDKAMSNMREIEVEVYLPKFKIETTTDLKDILQKMDVQRLFSPKTARLDNLLKHTSNLYIDSALQKAFIEINEEGAEAAAANAFFAVVDSISEEYALVFNANRPFYFAIKANSSTIFNGVLYQA
- the LOC113393199 gene encoding alaserpin-like isoform X3, giving the protein MKLLLCICFLSIAVSAMAEQDVDQILQDGNNKFTANMFNEVVKANKEKSIVLSAYSVMPPLAQLALASVGESHDELLNAIGMPNDNVTKAAFSFANSKLRSTKGVTLQTASKIYVAQNYELNTEFAAVSRDTFGSEVKNVDFSKNTEVAAEVNAWVEDQTNHRIKDLVDPASLTSDTRALLVNAIYFKGTWKIPFQTFATKDRDFHVTKNKVVQVPTMYNKDTYSYTESIELNAQILEIPYEGDEASCVFVLPREIDGINELAEKLKDPTVLDKAMSNMREIEVEVYLPKFKIETTTDLKDILQKMDVQRLFSPKTARLDNLLKHTSNLYIDSALQKAFIEINEEGAEAAAANVFRAYIESLSEEYPKVFNANRPFYFAIKSNLMILFNGLKRQE
- the LOC113393199 gene encoding alaserpin-like isoform X1, which translates into the protein MKLLLCICFLSIAVSAMAEQDVDQILQDGNNKFTANMFNEVVKANKEKSIVLSAYSVMPPLAQLALASVGESHDELLNAIGMPNDNVTKAAFSFANSKLRSTKGVTLQTASKIYVAQNYELNTEFAAVSRDTFGSEVKNVDFSKNTEVAAEVNAWVEDQTNHRIKDLVDPASLTSDTRALLVNAIYFKGTWKIPFQTFATKDRDFHVTKNKVVQVPTMYNKDTYSYTESIELNAQILEIPYEGDEASCVFVLPREIDGINELAEKLKDPTVLDKAMSNMREIEVEVYLPKFKIETTTDLKDILQKMDVQRLFSPKTARLDNLLKHTSNLYIDSALQKAFIEINEEGAEAAAANVIGIAGASVVIDPIKPPVFKADRPFYFAIKTNSITLFNGIKREE
- the LOC113393199 gene encoding alaserpin-like isoform X4, with amino-acid sequence MKLLLCICFLSIAVSAMAEQDVDQILQDGNNKFTANMFNEVVKANKEKSIVLSAYSVMPPLAQLALASVGESHDELLNAIGMPNDNVTKAAFSFANSKLRSTKGVTLQTASKIYVAQNYELNTEFAAVSRDTFGSEVKNVDFSKNTEVAAEVNAWVEDQTNHRIKDLVDPASLTSDTRALLVNAIYFKGTWKIPFQTFATKDRDFHVTKNKVVQVPTMYNKDTYSYTESIELNAQILEIPYEGDEASCVFVLPREIDGINELAEKLKDPTVLDKAMSNMREIEVEVYLPKFKIETTTDLKDILQKMDVQRLFSPKTARLDNLLKHTSNLYIDSALQKAFIEINEEGAEAAAANDFGIRVLSGIPDALQFEADHPFVFYLYNGNNILFNGVYYA
- the LOC113393199 gene encoding alaserpin-like isoform X5, which codes for MKLLLCICFLSIAVSAMAEQDVDQILQDGNNKFTANMFNEVVKANKEKSIVLSAYSVMPPLAQLALASVGESHDELLNAIGMPNDNVTKAAFSFANSKLRSTKGVTLQTASKIYVAQNYELNTEFAAVSRDTFGSEVKNVDFSKNTEVAAEVNAWVEDQTNHRIKDLVDPASLTSDTRALLVNAIYFKGTWKIPFQTFATKDRDFHVTKNKVVQVPTMYNKDTYSYTESIELNAQILEIPYEGDEASCVFVLPREIDGINELAEKLKDPTVLDKAMSNMREIEVEVYLPKFKIETTTDLKDILQKMDVQRLFSPKTARLDNLLKHTSNLYIDSALQKAFIEINEEGAEAAAANVFGVTYLAAFTTLRFEAEHPFAFYLYSGKNILFNGIYHP